Part of the Bacillus andreraoultii genome is shown below.
AAAATATACAAGAGTCGTTGTTATGGTTGAAATGTTGAAAGAATATAAGTGAACGAACAACGATAAATAAAGGGAAAAGATACAATTTGACACTTTAATCCTTTTAATTTAAGCTTTTTTTAATGGCCTTTTGTGTATTACAATTCAAACGTTTTGCCGCGGGAAATAAGGAATAAGGGGGGGTTTATTTGGAGAAAACAATTGATGAAAAAGTTATAGCTGCAATAGAAAAAGATTTACGTTATATTGCTGGTTTAGTGAAACAAAAAGGTCGAGAAATATTAAGTCATTATACCGTTACACCCCCACAGTTTGTTGCATTACAATGGCTTTCTGAAGAAGGTGACATGACGATTGGTGAACTATCTACAAAAATGTATTTAGCTTTTAGTACAACAACCGATTTAATCGATCGAATGGAAAAAAATAATTTAGTTAAGCGTGTAAAAGATGAAAAGGATCGGCGTGTCGTTCGGATTCAGCTTTTAAAAGAAGGTGCTCGAATTATTGATGAAGTTATCAAAAAACGTCAACATTACCTACATGAAATATTGCAAGATTTTAGTGATGAAGAAATTATTTTATTACAAAATAACTTAAATAAATTACATAAAAATATGAAAGGTTGAAGAAAGTTTGTCATCAAATCCAATAGGCATCATAGATTCAGGAGTGGGAGGATTAACGGTAGTTAAAGAAATGATGCGTCAGTTACCCCATGAATCAATTATATACTTAGGGGATACTGCTCGTTGTCCATACGGTCCAAGATCCAGTGAAGAAATTCGAAAATTCACTTGGGAAATGACTCGTTTCCTAGAACAATATCAAATTAAAATGTTAATTATTGCTTGTAATACAGCAACAGCAGTAGCACTAGATGAAATACGTCAAAGCCTACCTATTCCTGTCTTAGGTGTCATTCATCCAGGTGCAAGGGCAGCTATAAAAGTTTCTAAAACGAATCGAATTGGGGTAATCGGAACTCAAATGACGATTAATAGTAAAGCATACGAATTTGCTTTGAAAAAAATTCGTAGACGGGTAACAGTACATGGATTGGCATGCCCAAAACTCGTTCCATTAGTAGAAAGTGGTGAGTGGACAGGAAAGTTAGCAGAAAAAGTAGTTGCTGAATCCATTGAACCATTAAAAGGGACGAATATCGATACACTTATACTCGGTTGCACGCATTATCCTTTATTACAACCTGTAATTGAGTCCTATTTTGAGGGGAAAATAAAGATAATTAGTTCAGGAGAAGAAACAGCTCGTGAAGCAAGTGTTATTCTTGATCATACTAGTATGTTAAATGGATCAACTGATGGCCCACATCATGCGTTTTTTACAACAGGTTCTAAGACAATGTTTAAAAATATAGCTCAGCAATGGTTAGAATTAGAAGAAATTCATGTTGAAACAGCAAATTTAACGAGTTTAACAACTTAACAAATGATTTTTGATAAACATCATAGTCTTGTGGAAGATGATATTTAGTTATATGTTCAC
Proteins encoded:
- a CDS encoding MarR family winged helix-turn-helix transcriptional regulator, whose amino-acid sequence is MEKTIDEKVIAAIEKDLRYIAGLVKQKGREILSHYTVTPPQFVALQWLSEEGDMTIGELSTKMYLAFSTTTDLIDRMEKNNLVKRVKDEKDRRVVRIQLLKEGARIIDEVIKKRQHYLHEILQDFSDEEIILLQNNLNKLHKNMKG
- the racE gene encoding glutamate racemase, which translates into the protein MSSNPIGIIDSGVGGLTVVKEMMRQLPHESIIYLGDTARCPYGPRSSEEIRKFTWEMTRFLEQYQIKMLIIACNTATAVALDEIRQSLPIPVLGVIHPGARAAIKVSKTNRIGVIGTQMTINSKAYEFALKKIRRRVTVHGLACPKLVPLVESGEWTGKLAEKVVAESIEPLKGTNIDTLILGCTHYPLLQPVIESYFEGKIKIISSGEETAREASVILDHTSMLNGSTDGPHHAFFTTGSKTMFKNIAQQWLELEEIHVETANLTSLTT